TCCCCTCGTTTAACACGACTCGACAATAATGCCAATAAACTCTTAAACAAGCACTCGGACAACTACTGCCGAAGCCTATTTATATCTCTTGTGATCCAAGTTGTTACCTCATCTTACCAGAGCTGAGCAGCAGCTAGAACAAAAACAGGAGAGTAGTATATatcatatatttgttcatgatgTCTTTGTTTGAAAATAACTTTCtgtttccaccaccaccatcaatatACATGTCAACCATGTCCGTAATCACTCTCATAGCTTTAGCGAATCTTGGATTCTCAGAGCTCAGAGGGAAACATCTCCACTACTCAAAATTCTGGAATGTTGGCAGCGATTCGAAAGCTGTTAAACTCTCTAGCAGAACAGGTATGCTCATCTTGTACACACCGGCTTTCGTAGCAGGTGCCGTATCTCTCTGGCTTTGCTTTGATACTCATGACTTGAGATTCTTGTTGGTGAGTTCTGCTCTTGCTTTTCATTTCTTCAAAAGGGATATCGAGGTTTTGTTTGTTCACAAGTACAGTGGAGGCATGGTGCTCGACTCAACAATCCTCATCTCTCTAACTTACTTCTTCTGCTCAGTAAACATGATTTATAACCAACACTTACTGCAAGGTGTTCCAGACCCAGAGATCGATCTGAAGTTCATCGGTGTCGCGTTGTTTTTGGTGGGTATTGTTGGGAGCTTTTACCACCATTGCATACTTTCAAATCTAAGGAAAGAAAAGAGTGGTGGAAGTGATAAAGGGTATAAAATCCCTAAAGGAGGTCTATTTGGAGCTGTAGTTTGCGCACACTATTTTTTCGAAATTCTAACGTTTATCGGGATCTCGTTGATGGCTCAGTCATTGTACCCTATCTGTTTCGCTATCGGAGATACATGTTATTTGATAGGAAGGAGCTATGCAACTAGGAAATGGTATCTTTCTAAGTTTCCAAACTTTCCTAAGCATGTCAAGGCCCTCATCCCTTTCGTTTTTTAGATGCGTAAACTCCAAAATTCAAACTgctattattgtttttctttctctctttgaaCATGTAAAAAATATGGCGTTGAACTCAGATCTCTGGTATTATCACCCAATAACTTTACC
This DNA window, taken from Papaver somniferum cultivar HN1 chromosome 3, ASM357369v1, whole genome shotgun sequence, encodes the following:
- the LOC113360933 gene encoding 3-oxo-5-alpha-steroid 4-dehydrogenase 1-like, whose protein sequence is MMSLFENNFLFPPPPSIYMSTMSVITLIALANLGFSELRGKHLHYSKFWNVGSDSKAVKLSSRTGMLILYTPAFVAGAVSLWLCFDTHDLRFLLVSSALAFHFFKRDIEVLFVHKYSGGMVLDSTILISLTYFFCSVNMIYNQHLLQGVPDPEIDLKFIGVALFLVGIVGSFYHHCILSNLRKEKSGGSDKGYKIPKGGLFGAVVCAHYFFEILTFIGISLMAQSLYPICFAIGDTCYLIGRSYATRKWYLSKFPNFPKHVKALIPFVF